CGGTCCGGTGTGGAGCGGATCAGGCGACCACCCGACCGCACGCCATCGCATCGTCGCGGGTCGGCCCGCCGGTGCGCTCGAGGTGGGACTCCCCCCACAGCCGGACGCTCTCCACGACCGGCAGCACCGTGGCGCCGTAGGGCGTCAGGCGGTAGACGACGGGTGCGGGCACCGGCCCGGTCTCGGTCCGCTCGACCAGTCCGTCGGCCTGCAGCTCGCGGAGCTGCTCGGCGAGCACCTTCGGTGTGATCGGCTCAGCGTGGCGGCGCAGTCCGGCGAAGTGCGACTCACCGTGCGCCAGCCAGTAGATCAAGGTCAGCTTCCACTTGCCGCCGACCGCCGCGAACGCCGCGGCCATCGGACACCCGGGCAGTGGGTTGGGCCGCGACGAGTGGGCGTTACCTGAAGGTGCGTTCTTGTCCATGGTCTCGCTCCGCTCGGATGCTCGGTCTATGAACCTCTCCCTCAGAAGGATCCTGGCACCTCGGCGGATGCTGGTCACCGCCCTCGCGGCGGTCCTGTTGACCGCGACGGCCGCCACCGGGCAGCCCGCGGCGCCCGTCCCTGCCGCCGCCACGTCAGACGGGCGCCATGACTTCGACTGGGAGCTCGGGGTGTGGCGCACCGACGTACGCGTGCTGGCCGATCCGCTCTCCGGGTCGGAGGAGTGGCTGCGGTTCCGGGGGCGGAGCGTCGTGCGAGCGTTGATGGGCGGTCGGGCCAACGTCGTCGAGCTCGACGTCTCCGGCGAGGCGGGCCGCATCGAGGGCCTCAACCTGCGTCTGTACGAGCCGCAGGCCGATCGCTGGAGCTCGACATTCGTCAACATGCGTGACGGCCTCCTCACGCCATCGGTCTACGGCGGCTTCCGCGACGACGGGGTCGGCGAGTTCTACGGCCAGGACCAGCTCGACGGACGATCGATCGAGGTGCGGTTCCTCGTCTTCCGCATGGGCCGCGACACCGCGCGGTTCGAGCAGGCGTTCTCCGACGACGGCGGCGTGACCTGGGAGACCAACTGGATCGCCGTCGACCGGCGGATCCGGTAGCCGGGCCGACTCCAGCGTGCGTGGCCGGGACCACACCCCTGACGGGGTGAGCCGCCTCACGATCACCCCAACGGGGGGTCGCGGGTCGCTATTCTGGTCTCAGACCCCGACCGCTCCTCCCCCGTAGCGGCCGGGGTCCTCCATCTCCGAAGCCCCCGTCCGACGGGGCGCGATCACCGAAGATGGGGTCCGTCCCCCATCTTTGTCCGCCGGCGCCCGCACGGGCGTGATCGGGTCGAGAGCGCCTGTACGGTTGGGGATACCCGCCACCGACGACGAGGACCCCCGCTTGTGCTGATGCTGATCGCCGTGCTGCTGGCGGCGGCAGTGGCATCGCCGTGGCTCGTGCTGCGTGCCGGACGGCGCGTGTTCCTGGCCCTGGCGGCAGTACCTCTCGCCGGTGCGATCTGGGTCGCCGCGCAGACGCCCGCCGTGCACGACGGCGAGATGCTCGTCGAGGTGCATCCGTGGGTCGGCAGCATCGGCATGGATCTCGCCTTCGCCATGGGCACCCTGCAGTGGCTGATGGCCCTCATCGTGCTCGGCATCGGTGCGCTCGTCCTCGGCTACTGCGCCTGGTACTTCGACGACGACGACGACGGCGTGCCTCGCTTCGCGGGCGTGCTGGTGGCGTTCGTGGCCTCGATGCTGGGCCTCGTCCTGGCCGACGACCTGCTGCTGCTCTACGTGTTCTGGGAGCTGACCACGGTCTTCTCCTTCCTGCTGATCGGCCACGACTCCGCCCGACGAGCCAGCAGGCGGGCCGCCATCCAGGCGCTCGTCGTCACGACGCTCGGCGGCCTCGTGCTCCTCGTCGGAGCGATCCTGGTCGGCCACGCCGCCGGGACCTACCGCATCTCCGAGATCCTCGCCGACCCGCCCACGGGCATCGCGGTGACCGTCGGCGTGCTGCTGCTCCTCGTCGGGGCGATCAGCAAGTCGGCCCTCCTCCCCTTCCACTTCTGGCTGCCCTCCGCGATGGCGGCGCCCACCCCGGTGAGCGCCTACCTCCACGCGGCGTCCATGGTGAAGGCCGGGGTCTACCTCGTGGCCCTCCTCGCGCCCGCCTTCGCCGCCGTCACCGGCTGGCGCACCACGCTGCTCGTCCTCGGCCTCGCGACCATGGTGCTCGGCGGGGTCCGCGCCCTGCGCCAGCACGACCTCAAGCTGCTGCTCGCCTACGGCACCGTGAGCCAGCTCGGCTTCCTAGTGCTCGTGCTGGGCACCGGCACCCGCAGCGCGATGATGGCCGGCCTGGCGCTCCTGCTCGCCCACGCGCTGTTCAAGGCGACGCTCTTCCTCGTCGTCGGGATCATCGACCACAGCACCGGCACCCGTGACCTGCGCGAGCTGACCGGCCTGGCCCGCCGGATGCCCGTCCTCGCCGGTGCCGCGGCCCTCGCCGCCGCCTCGATGGCCGGCGTCCCGCCGCTCCTGGGCTACGTCGCCAAGGAGAGCGTCCTGGTCGCCCTCGTCGACGTCGCCCGCGACGGTGACGGCACGGGGATCACCACGGCCAACGGATGGCTGCTGGTCGCCGGCGTGGTCGTCGGCTCCATCCTCACCGCGGCCTACTCCGCGCGGTTCCTGTGGGGCGCGTTCGCCAACCGCGGCGTCGCGTCCCCTCCGTCGGTCCACTCCCCCTCCGCCGCCTTCGTCGCCGCGCCCGTCGTGCTGGCCGCCCTGTCGCTCCTGCTCGGCGCCTCCGGCGGGCCGCTCACCTCGCTCCTCGCGGGGCAGGCCGACGCGTTCCCGCCCGGGGCCCACGAGCCCGAGCTCACCCTGTGGCACGGCACGGGGCTGCCACTGCTGCTGACGGCGATCACGCTCGCCGCCGGCGCCGTCCTGTTCGTCGCCCGCGAGCCCGTCGCCCGCTTCCAGGCCGCCCTTGCCCATGACTGGAGCCTCGAACGCGCCTACCGCGGCGGGATGCGGCTGCTCGACCGCACCGCGGTCGAGGTCACCGGTGTGGTCCAGCGCGGCTCCGCGGCGGCCTACCTCGGCATCATCCTCGTCGTCCTCGTGGTGCTGCCCGGCTCGACGCTCCTCGGCGGCCTCGGCGACGTCGACGTGCAGGCGTGGGACAACCCCGCCCAAGCCGTCATCGGCGTCATCATCGTCGCCGCCGCCGTGCTGACCGCCCGGTCGCGCCGCCGCATCCGCGCCGTGCTGCTCGTCAGCGTGACGGGCTACGGCACGGCACTGCTGTTCGTCCTCCAGGGAGCCCCCGACCTCGCCCTCACGCAGGCGCTCGTCGAGACGCTGACCGTGGTGGTGTTCGTGCTGGCCCTGCGCCGGCTGCCCGAGTACTTCACCGACCGCCCGCTCACCGCCCAGCGCTGGGTCCGCATGGCGCTGGGGCTCGCAGTGGCGGTCGTCGTCGCCGGGTTCCTCCTCATGGCGGGCGCGGCGCGCGTCAGCGACCCGGTCTCGCTGACGCTGCCCGAGCAGGCGCTCGAGTTCGGCGGCGGAGGCAACATCGTCAACGTCATCCTCGTCGACACCCGCGCGTGGGACACGCTCGGCGAGCTCTCGGTGCTGGTGGCGGCGGCCACCGGTGTGGCCAGCCTGGTCTACGTCAACGCCCGCGGAGCCGACATCCGCCGCGTCCACGACATCCCGTTCCCCGTGGGCGTCAAGAAGGTCGCGACGTCCCCCGGCCGACGAGCCTGGCTCCCGGGCTCGCGCACCTTGGCGCCCGAGAAGCGCTCGATCGTCTTCGAGGTCATCGTCCGGCTGCTCTTCCACACGCTGATCGTGATCTCGGTCTACCTCCTGCTTGCGGGGCACAACGCCCCGGGCGGCGGCTTCGCGGCCGGCATGACCACCGGTCTGGCCCTCGTGATCCGCTACCTGGCCGGCGGCCGCTACGAGCTCGACGAGGCCGCGCCGGTGGACGCCGGGCGCCTGATCGGCGGCGGACTCGCCGTCGCCGCGCTGGCCGCGCTGCTGCCCCTGGCGTTCGGCGGCGTCGTGCTGCAGTCCGCGGTCATCGACCTGCACGTGCCGCTCCTCGGCGACCTGCACCTGGTCTCGTCCGCCCTCTTCGACGTCGGCGTCTACCTCGTGGTCGTCGGGCTCGTCCTCGACCTGCTGCGCGCGCTCGGGTCCCACATCGACCGCGACATCCAGCGCGAGCTGCGCCGCACGGAGACGGAGAACGCATGACCGTCAACCTCACGCTCGTCCTCATCGCGGCGTCGCTGCTCGGCTGCGGCGTCTACCTCGTCCTCGAGCGCAGCCTGTCTCGGGTGCTCATCGGCCTCGTCATGATCGGCAACGGCGTCAGCCTGTCCTTCATGGTGGCCGGCGGTCCCGCCGGCCGGGCGCCCATCGTGACCAAGGGCGGCGACACCACGGGCCTCACCGACCCCCTCCCCCAGGCGATGGTGCTCACGGCCATCGTCATCACCCTCGCCACCACCGCGTTCGTGCTGGCCATGGCCTACCGCAGCTGGCAGCTCAACGGGCACGACGACGTGCAGGACGACATCGAGGACGACACCATCCGCAGGCTCGCGCACCGCGACGTCACGTCCGAGGCCTACGACGCCACCACCTCCGACTTCCCCGGCGACGACTCCAGTGGCGACCTCGGCCAAGGTCCCGACGACGACCCGCTGGCCGCC
The sequence above is drawn from the Nocardioides sp. zg-1228 genome and encodes:
- a CDS encoding helix-turn-helix domain-containing protein, producing MAAAFAAVGGKWKLTLIYWLAHGESHFAGLRRHAEPITPKVLAEQLRELQADGLVERTETGPVPAPVVYRLTPYGATVLPVVESVRLWGESHLERTGGPTRDDAMACGRVVA
- a CDS encoding Na+/H+ antiporter subunit A, which translates into the protein MLIAVLLAAAVASPWLVLRAGRRVFLALAAVPLAGAIWVAAQTPAVHDGEMLVEVHPWVGSIGMDLAFAMGTLQWLMALIVLGIGALVLGYCAWYFDDDDDGVPRFAGVLVAFVASMLGLVLADDLLLLYVFWELTTVFSFLLIGHDSARRASRRAAIQALVVTTLGGLVLLVGAILVGHAAGTYRISEILADPPTGIAVTVGVLLLLVGAISKSALLPFHFWLPSAMAAPTPVSAYLHAASMVKAGVYLVALLAPAFAAVTGWRTTLLVLGLATMVLGGVRALRQHDLKLLLAYGTVSQLGFLVLVLGTGTRSAMMAGLALLLAHALFKATLFLVVGIIDHSTGTRDLRELTGLARRMPVLAGAAALAAASMAGVPPLLGYVAKESVLVALVDVARDGDGTGITTANGWLLVAGVVVGSILTAAYSARFLWGAFANRGVASPPSVHSPSAAFVAAPVVLAALSLLLGASGGPLTSLLAGQADAFPPGAHEPELTLWHGTGLPLLLTAITLAAGAVLFVAREPVARFQAALAHDWSLERAYRGGMRLLDRTAVEVTGVVQRGSAAAYLGIILVVLVVLPGSTLLGGLGDVDVQAWDNPAQAVIGVIIVAAAVLTARSRRRIRAVLLVSVTGYGTALLFVLQGAPDLALTQALVETLTVVVFVLALRRLPEYFTDRPLTAQRWVRMALGLAVAVVVAGFLLMAGAARVSDPVSLTLPEQALEFGGGGNIVNVILVDTRAWDTLGELSVLVAAATGVASLVYVNARGADIRRVHDIPFPVGVKKVATSPGRRAWLPGSRTLAPEKRSIVFEVIVRLLFHTLIVISVYLLLAGHNAPGGGFAAGMTTGLALVIRYLAGGRYELDEAAPVDAGRLIGGGLAVAALAALLPLAFGGVVLQSAVIDLHVPLLGDLHLVSSALFDVGVYLVVVGLVLDLLRALGSHIDRDIQRELRRTETENA
- a CDS encoding Na(+)/H(+) antiporter subunit C, with amino-acid sequence MTVNLTLVLIAASLLGCGVYLVLERSLSRVLIGLVMIGNGVSLSFMVAGGPAGRAPIVTKGGDTTGLTDPLPQAMVLTAIVITLATTAFVLAMAYRSWQLNGHDDVQDDIEDDTIRRLAHRDVTSEAYDATTSDFPGDDSSGDLGQGPDDDPLAADAAEMRSQ